The following is a genomic window from Hyphomicrobiales bacterium.
TCAGAAGCTTTGGATAGACACTGAGGACGTGGCCTAGGCGGCCAGCCGCAAGTTGCGAGCCTCTTCAACCACCTGTATCCGCTGGCCCAACCAACGGACAACCGGAACCGCGAAACTATTGCCGAGGGCCTTGTAGCGAGGGCCGTCTGCGGCGGGCTTTCCGCGAAAGCGGATGAGCGTGTAGTCGTCGGGGAAGCCCTGCAGGCGCTCGCACTCGCGGGGCGTCAGGCGGCGGACGGCAGATGCATACTGAACGCCGACACCCCATCCGTCCGTATCGAGCGGACCCGTCATATCGCCATATTGGACCACGTCGGATTGGCGGGCGTCGAAGGCGTGGACCGGCACCAACGGCGTACCGCGCCCCGTGCCATCCTCGCTGGCGTCGAAGCCTTCCCCGCGCAGCGAATGAGCGACAAAGGTCTCCGTTTCCCAATCAATCCTCTGGTTGCTCGTTGTGTCACAACGAGCAACGTCAGGCGCGGCGATCAGATGCCCGGCTTGTCCCTGGTTGTCGTCCGCGCCGCATGTTCCAACGCCCTGCGCAGTGAGGGCGGCAACTGTCTGCCTCGCTTCTCGGCGCGGCGCAGTATCCCCGCGCAGGCTTTCGCGCTCAAAAAGAACCGCTGTGGCAGGTCGCCAGTCTCCAAAATATCCGACAACGAACACACGCCGGCGCCGCTGTGGAACTCCGAAGAACTGAGCGTCCAGCACTCGGTAGGCGAACCCATACCCGAGTTCGACCATGCCCCCGAGGATGGCGCCAAAGTCCCGTCCTCCGTTCGATGACAGAACGCCGGGGACATTCTCCCAGACCAGCCAGCGGGGCCGTAAGCGGTCAGCAAGCCTAAGAAATTCGAGGGCCAGGTTGCCACGGTCGTCGCCCAGCCCGCCGCGCAATCCGGCGATGCTGAAGGACTGGCAGGGCGTGCCTCCGACAAGAAGGTCAATTGGTTCATAGTCACCCGCCTGAATGGTGGTGAAGTCCCCATGCAGCGGCACATTGGGATAGTGATGCGCCAGCACGGCCCGTGGGAATTTCTCGATCTCCGAGAGGAACGCCGCGCGCCAGCCGAGCGGATGCCAGGCAACGGAAGCGGCCTCGATGCCGGAGCAGATGGAGCCGAAGATCATGCTGCCTCCCTCACACTTTCCACCCGCCTTCGGTGCGCCAACCTCAAGTTCACCGACTGTGTCCGCGGGCGCAGGTGAAGCGGATTGCAGCACCTGCGGTTGTTGCATTCGTGGTCCAGTTGCTCGCCCGGTCGCAGCCGGCGGCCGCCCAGCAACCGCCAAATCAGGAGGTGGACTCCAACGGTCGCGCCGCGATAGCTGACCCGGCCGTATCCGCCTCCCCTGCCCGACCCGCTGTCACTGCCGGTCCAATTCCAACAGCCGTGGCACTGGATCCGCTCGCGAATTCTTTCGGGAATCCGGGCGTCGTTGATGTCAGGCTGCATCGCGCAACTCGGCATTGTCGTTGGTTCCCAATGCAAAGCGGGCACAGAACATCCCTCGTGCTCCTTCCACCGCGCTTGCCGACCCGACATGCTTGAGCAAAAGCGCAGTGACCGCCGCAACTGGTTCGCCTCCGCCCCGGATCTGAAAAGCCAGAGGGCGAAACAGTGGTGGCATCGTAGCCGCCGGACCGAGAGCGAACTCCTTTTGGGACAGGTCGCTGTAGCGCGTGACCACGTCTGAGATCATGCGCGCCGTTCTGGACACCCCTGTCAGCACATCGTCGCGATATTGCTGCACGCTGAGGCGGTCGGGGCCATCCAGCAGCGGCAGTACATCGTCAACCTCGCCGCGCAGCACGAGGGCGAGCACGTTCTTTTCCTGAAGAATGCTGTCTTTGGCCTTGTGTTTAAGGACGTATTCTTCACCCTTCGCCTTGACCATGCGCCCGTCAGCGAACCGGACGACGAAGCCCTCCATCCCCGTGACGGCGCGAGTGTGGGCAAGAAATTCGCTAGCGGTGCGCGGCGCGTCGTGGATCGGAGCTTGATAAACAAGCATAGCCCTGGCTGCGCGCTCCACCTGGGACCATTCCAGATATTCGCCCGTGACGGTATTGCGGAGAGCCAAAAGATATAGTGCCGAGGTGGCATACGGTACTACGATGCGGTTGTCGGGCGCCGTGAACTCGAATATCGGAGTGACGCTTTTATTGAGCCACGTCTCGCATTCATGAGCCAGCTCGCGCGAGAGATGCCTCTCTGCCTTAACGGCAACATCTGTACGCCCCATGCGAGTCATGAACACGACTTTCCCGCCCACGACAGCCGGATGGATCATCGACCCATCGAGCTTTTCCATCACGACGTGCGGGGCGCTAAAATCGAGTGCGTCCGGTTGGGTCTCGGGCCGCTCGCCGATATTGAAGAACTTCTGAAAGGGGCGCGCCAACGTCCGGCCATCCGGAGCGAACTTGATGCCCCGGCACTCTAACCTCACGAAATCGTCGAACGTGTCGGCCGCCGCATAAACATAGTCGATGACGGTATAGCCGTCCTTCTTCGCTGTGATGAAGTCGTTCCGGCCGGCGATATGAGGTAGCACTTGGTCGATGTGTTCTATGATCATGCTGCTTGCCTCGGCGCAATGTCCTTCGATGTACGCGCATCGACAACCGTCACATTCGGCAAGCCGTCGCCGCGGAGCGCTTCGGGAAGGATGCTCTGCATCCGCTCGTGATGCGCCACGACCAGCGTCTTTCCATTCGGCAAGATCACGTCGTTCCGCCAACCGCCATCGCGAATTTTCACATCGAGGGGACGGTCGACCACGACATACCGGACGTTGGCCCATGGGGGCGCCAGAGACGCACAGGCAAGTCGATCGCGTCGACGCAGATTGGTTGCGTCTATGATGACCGGAAGACCGCTGGCGAGCCTCGCACGGGCTATCCTATGCAATGCAACGAAGACGTCTTCATTGCGTGACTGGTCTTGGATTCTGCCGGTGAACTCGTAACGGAGGGCGTCAGAGGAGATGACGTGCTCCCAGCCTGCGCACCACCGACTCTTACCGGCGCCACTGGGCCCGACCATGACCGTAAGCAAAGGGTCCTCGGTCGGCGCAATAATGCGCTCAGCGGCTTCCCAGTTCGGGGCCACCTGAAAGCAAGTGATGCCTTCGGCGCGCCACATGTCGACGACGCGCTGGCGGTCGTCGTACACCAGATCCGGCCGGTTAACTTCATGCAGTTGCGCAAGCCAATATCGCTTGAGGGCAACGTCGGGTGTGTTGTCGCCGCTGGCACGCATGTGCGTCATAAGCATGGGCGCGACGCCGGCATCGCAGGCCAGCCACTCTTCGGTTTCGCGTCGGACCTGGTCAGATCTTGCCGACCAAATTTCGACGCGATGACCAGCCTGCAGGTGGGCCTTGAGCGAGGCGACGACAGGCCAGTTGGGCACGTCATGGACGCAAGCCGCGAAGAACGCATCCCAGTTTGGCTTGGTGCCCCGCACGAGATGCACGCGATGCCGGATGTCGGCCAGTGTTCCATCTAGATCAAATACAACGAACATCACGCTGCCCTTTCTTCTTCCTGTCCGCCCCCATCCCGCCAGACACTCCCGTCCGCGAGCCTGTACTCGACCCATTCTTCGCCTTCGCTGCTATCCACCTGCTCGCCCGGCACCAAGGCCGGGATGAACAGGTGGGCCGCACAGCCGGCCTGCTGCTCCTCGTGGGTCAGCGGCCTGTCCCAGCGGCCGCAGGTCCAGACGCCACGCTCACCGACGATCTCCGGCGTCGAGTACAGGCACGTCCTGCAATTCACCCGCGGCCAAGCCTTCTCGTGGCAGTGCGGCTTGTGCTTGCACCAGCCGCAGGCGAAGGCTGCTTTGGAGTCTGGATCTTCGTGGAGGCGCATGAGCGGCTCGTCGGCGCGGACAATGCGCTCGGCCTTGGCGATAAGGCGTAGGCAATATTCCGAATCGTAGTTGACGCGCTCCGCGTAGAGCTCGTCGGTATTCTTATTGACCGCGAGATAGATCGCCCGGTCCCGGTGTCGCAGGTGCATGTACATCTGAAACTGCCCAAAATGGTCTGGCTTCGACTTGGCGACGCCCTCCTTGAGCAGTTTGCGGAATGACTTGTCGTTGTGGCTTTTCATTTCGGCGACATGGATCGTCTTGGGCGCCTCCGGCAGCCCTAAGACCTCCGCGTCAAGCTTGCCCTTCACGTGACCGCCGACGGCGGTCACTGTGATCTGTCGGCCGGTCGCGGGATCCTTGTCCTGGACCTCGCAGCCAATCGCCCGCAGCTCCTCGATGAACCGGTCTTCCTCGATGTTGCCGGTGGCGAAAAGCCGGATCTTCTGGCCGGTAAGAACCTCCCCCGGTGACACCCAATGGAAGTCGTACCAGAGCTTACGCAGGCAGGGATCCGCGAGCGTGGAGATCGATAGGGTGCGCCCCTCCCACTGCTCACGGGCTTCGTAGTGCTTGTAAATGGCCGCGATCGTGGGGGCGACCGTCACGAGTTGCGGGAGGGGCGCCATTTAGCGGGCGTCCAGTTTGTCGTAGAGGCGTTCGATCCGGAAGCTTAGGAGGCCATAGACGCCGACAATGAGCGGGATTGCCTCTTGGCTGACGATCCCGATCAGGGCCAGGGCAATCGCGAGCACGAGGTTCGCGACACTGATGAAGGTCGCCATCACCGCACCTGCAACGTCGGTTCGCCGGTCTTGATGCGCGCGCCAGGCACGGACAGCCCGCCGTCGATCGCTTCCTTGATCGCCGACTTGGACACGGACTTCGTCACGTCGGTCTTCCAAGCCCATGCGGGCAGACCGGCCTCGTCGGTGATCTCGACGCTGTCACGGCCTTTGGCGACCGTCAGCGTGGCCTCTGGCAGGCGCACACGCGGCAGGTCCGCGGCCTGCAAGAGACGTAGCGCCAACTTGCGCATGGCCTCTCCACGGCGCTCGCTGCCGGCCTGACGAGCCTTCAGATCGTCAATGCGGGACTGCTGCGCGGCTGCAATGGCTTTGGCGTCGAGGATCTGGGCAGCGATCCGCGAAAGGACGACCTCCGCATTGGTTTCCCCCTCGATCGTGTCGGCCCGCAGTTGCTCGTCTTCCGCGAGCTCGGGGTAGGCGGCGACGAGATCCTGAAACTCACGTTCCAGCAGCGTTACCTCAAGCAGCAAGTTGGACATGGGTTGCCTCGCGTTTGGCGGCCATGGCCGCGTCGTATTTCTTGCGTTCGGTTTCGGGGGAGATCTCGCGGGGGTAGAGTGCCGCCTCTATTAGGCAGACGCCGTGATCGAGGTGTCCGCGCCGGATCTCCCGGAGGCCGTCTTCGGCGAGGTCGGAGGCTTTGTATGGAAGCCGATCGAGCAAGCCGCGGTCGCTGATCTCGTTGATAAGATCATCGTCATCGAGAAGCCCTAGATAGACCTCAACCCCAACCTCAACGGTGACTGATCTGCTCATCCTCAAACCCTCAGCGGCATGATGACGTGCAGGCTGGTATCGTCCCCGCACAGAAGAGCCGGCGATCCAGGGTCGCCCAGCTTCAGCGAGACGGTCGGCGTCCCGATCGCTGCTAGGGTGCCCGTGACGTATTCGCCGTTGAACCCGATAGTGATGGGCTCCGCGCTGTACTCGATGGCGATTTCGTCGCTGGCGCTCTTGCCTTCCGGCCCGGTCGCGGACAGGGCTGCGCCGTCGCCGGCAAGGTCGAAGCGGACGGCTCGGCTGCTGCGATCCTGGATGGCTGAGACACGAGCCACAGCCTTTGTCAGAGCCTCCGACGCAATGACAGCGACCTTGTCATTCTGCCGGGGGATGACCCGCTCGTAGTCCGGGAAGTTGCCGTCGACCAGCTTGGACGTGATCACGACCGCGCCCGTCTCCACCCGGATTTTGGACTGGGAGAGCGACACCGTGAGATCCGCGTCCAGCCGCTGGATCTCACCCACCATCTGACGCGGGATGATCACGGCCGGCACTTCGGCCACGGGGCTCGGTACCGACACGCGTGCCAGCTGGTGACCGTCGGTGGCCACCACCACCAGATCGCCCCCAACCACGTGCATGTAAACGCCATTCAGGTAATAGCGGGTCTCCTCTGTACTCATGGCGTAGGCCGCCCGGCCGAAGAGGGTTTTGACGTCGTGGGCGGACAAGGAAAACGTCACGTCAAACGCGCCGGCTGCGAGGTTCGGGAAGTCGTCGGCCGGCAGGGTCTGGAGCTTGAAGCGCGACCGCCCCGCCTTCACGGTCGCCGTGTCGCCGTCGACACTGATCGTGACCAGCGCATCCTTAGGCAGCCGCGCCGCGATGTCCTTCAAGGTCCGGCCGGGCACCGTGATAGCGCCAGGAGCGTCTACATCGACCTCGGCGCTAGCCTGCGCCTCCATGTCCAGGTTGGTCGCCCGTGCCTTCAGGCGGCCGGTCTCGGCCGTCAGAAGCACGTTCTGTAAGATGGGGATGGTGCTTCTGGCCTCGACCGCGCGGTCGACAGCCGTCAGCAGGCGCGCCAAGTCGGCGCGCGCAATCTCTACGCGCATGGTTTGTTTCCTTGGGGGTGAAGGGCGGCGCGAACGCCGCCCGAAAGGTGCTACGTGCGGATTACCGCCGCCCAGTCGGCCACGGCCGCTTGCCTGCCGTCCCCGTAGCGCGCTGCTCCTGCGGCGCTGGCCGATTCTCGTTGGCAGCGGCGCGGTTGTCGTTGGCGGGAGCGCCGCCCTCGCCGTCGAAGTAGTACTTCTTGATCACGTTCTGCAGGTCGCCGGTATCAGCGCGCTTGCGGGTGCCGATGCGGGCAGTGAAAGCCTTGAAGTGCAGTTCTTCACTGTCTTCCGGATTTGGCACGCCAACAGCTCGGCGCAGAGCTGCAAACTGGCGCTGTGCGATGTCCTGCGTTTCCTGCTTTTCGTGCACCAAGCTAAAGTTTTCGAAGAGCTTCCGATCTTCGTATTCCCCGCTGACGATCCTCAATGTCAGCTTGAGCATCTCGCCCGTGCCCTTCGAGTTCGGCCCGTAATCCGACTCGATGACCTCTAACTCATAGTCGCCGTCAGGGAGGGGAGTATAGCCCGATGACGGTTCGGCGTTCGGATCGTAGCTTCCACCTAAAGCAGCCATTCAATAGATCTCCTTACGCAGCTTCTGCGATGTCGTTGTCGTTTGCGACACCTTCAGGCGCCGGGAAGTATTTGGAGAGTTCGGTGTACCCCTGACCTTTCTTGTAGGGGATGCTTGGGGGCATGTTGTAGCGGTTCTTGGCCACGAAGCCGGCCCGCTCTTCCAGGTGAATCTGTCGGTCGCCGCCAGACTCGCCGTGGGTTACCTTCTTGTTGAAGCCGGCGTCCGCCGTCTTCAGCGTGACCCGGTAGTTGATGAAGCCGACGATGTCCGCTCGCTCACGCACCAAAGCATTGGCGCGCTTATGCAATTTCAAGCTGTAGCGGCTGTACGGGTCGGACGTAGGGGAGTCGAACCGCACGATGTCGGGATGGGCAAGCTGCACCACGCCGATGCCTTGAGCGGCAAGCTCCGCCAGACCGGACAGGTAGTCATTCCACTCGTTGTCCGCTTCCGAGTATCCCCGGCCATAGGAGGCCGGCGAGCCCTTCTCATTGGAGTCGATGGAGTCGGCGCCGATCCGCTGCGCGGTGGCCCGCTGCAGGAGCGGCTCGAACCCATCAAGGCTGTCGATGATCACCGTCTTGAAGTCATGCGGCTGGGTCAGCAGTTCGCCGATCGCATCCAGCATGTCGCCGTAGGTCTCGATCGTGCCGGGGGTCGCCAGCTCGACATCAGAAGGCGGACTCTCGCCTGCTGTCTGGAGATAAAGCGGGTCGGGAAACTCCGCTGCCAGGGATGTCTTGCCAACGCCGTCCACGCCGTACAAGACGATGATTGGCGGCCTCTGACTCTTCGTCGACTTGAGCTTGGAAAGGGATATCGCCATCACAGCACTCCCATGAACTTGGCGACCGTGAGGTACTGGCCAAGGTCGCCGATGATGGACAGCAGCAACGAAGCCACCACGAGCCAAAGGATGATCTTGATGGGGAGGGTCACGCCGCCATCCTTTCGTGCTGGCCGGAGAGGCTCGCCGCACAGGCCCGGAGCGCAGCCGCGTTGCCGTCGTGGCGTCGAATGTCAGCCCGGCCGCGGGCCTTGGCAGCGCGCCGCTCGTTCCACGCTGCCACCCGCTGTAAGCGCGCAGCCGCTCTCGTTGCGTCCCCGGCTTCCGCCAGGGCGCGCCCTATTGAAATCACGTGCATGAGTTGCGCCTTAGCTGGGGAGGTGGGGAACGAGTTCGTTGGCGGAGTAGGTGCCGGAGAAGCCGAGGGTAACCAATCCGACCTGATACGGGTCGCAGTCCTCCGGATCGCCGTCGTCATGGAAGACGATTCCAACGCTGCCGGCCGCGGTCTTCACCCAATCGCCGGGCTTGAACTTGCGCCTAGGTGGCGGGCCGAACACCAGCTTGTAGACGCTGTTGCGGGTGCGAACGACGTTGTCCGGCAAATCCTCGACAATCACGCTGGTGCGGATCTGCATGCCGTCAGCGAAGCGCCCCTTTCTGTCGCCATAGATCCAGCCGACCGCCACGCGCCCATAGATGCCGGTATAGATTGACGCGTCGTAGAGCGTGGCGTCGGGGGCCGGGATGAGGGTGCAAGGTGGGCAGTACCAGCGGTCCCAGGTTTCCTCATCGCCGGTCGATCCGCAATGCCCACCGCGCCAGGTATCAAACCGGACCTCAAGCGAACCATCGGGGCCGCCCCCCACAATTTCCCCCGCTTCGCCATTCGGTCTAAGGGCGCCGTGTTTCACCACCACCCGATCGCCGACCTTGAACGTCGGCTCCGCAGCCGCGAGTTCATCGTCACCCCACCAGAACGGGGCCTTCTCGCCTCCGACCGCGTGCAGCTTGTAACCCTTTGCGGGGTTCACCTTGCG
Proteins encoded in this region:
- a CDS encoding Cytosine-specific methyltransferase, producing MIFGSICSGIEAASVAWHPLGWRAAFLSEIEKFPRAVLAHHYPNVPLHGDFTTIQAGDYEPIDLLVGGTPCQSFSIAGLRGGLGDDRGNLALEFLRLADRLRPRWLVWENVPGVLSSNGGRDFGAILGGMVELGYGFAYRVLDAQFFGVPQRRRRVFVVGYFGDWRPATAVLFERESLRGDTAPRREARQTVAALTAQGVGTCGADDNQGQAGHLIAAPDVARCDTTSNQRIDWETETFVAHSLRGEGFDASEDGTGRGTPLVPVHAFDARQSDVVQYGDMTGPLDTDGWGVGVQYASAVRRLTPRECERLQGFPDDYTLIRFRGKPAADGPRYKALGNSFAVPVVRWLGQRIQVVEEARNLRLAA
- a CDS encoding RNA_lig_T4_1 domain-containing protein codes for the protein MIIEHIDQVLPHIAGRNDFITAKKDGYTVIDYVYAAADTFDDFVRLECRGIKFAPDGRTLARPFQKFFNIGERPETQPDALDFSAPHVVMEKLDGSMIHPAVVGGKVVFMTRMGRTDVAVKAERHLSRELAHECETWLNKSVTPIFEFTAPDNRIVVPYATSALYLLALRNTVTGEYLEWSQVERAARAMLVYQAPIHDAPRTASEFLAHTRAVTGMEGFVVRFADGRMVKAKGEEYVLKHKAKDSILQEKNVLALVLRGEVDDVLPLLDGPDRLSVQQYRDDVLTGVSRTARMISDVVTRYSDLSQKEFALGPAATMPPLFRPLAFQIRGGGEPVAAVTALLLKHVGSASAVEGARGMFCARFALGTNDNAELRDAA
- a CDS encoding conserved hypothetical protein (Evidence 4 : Unknown function but conserved in other organisms); this translates as MFVVFDLDGTLADIRHRVHLVRGTKPNWDAFFAACVHDVPNWPVVASLKAHLQAGHRVEIWSARSDQVRRETEEWLACDAGVAPMLMTHMRASGDNTPDVALKRYWLAQLHEVNRPDLVYDDRQRVVDMWRAEGITCFQVAPNWEAAERIIAPTEDPLLTVMVGPSGAGKSRWCAGWEHVISSDALRYEFTGRIQDQSRNEDVFVALHRIARARLASGLPVIIDATNLRRRDRLACASLAPPWANVRYVVVDRPLDVKIRDGGWRNDVILPNGKTLVVAHHERMQSILPEALRGDGLPNVTVVDARTSKDIAPRQAA
- a CDS encoding Oxidoreductase, encoding MAPLPQLVTVAPTIAAIYKHYEAREQWEGRTLSISTLADPCLRKLWYDFHWVSPGEVLTGQKIRLFATGNIEEDRFIEELRAIGCEVQDKDPATGRQITVTAVGGHVKGKLDAEVLGLPEAPKTIHVAEMKSHNDKSFRKLLKEGVAKSKPDHFGQFQMYMHLRHRDRAIYLAVNKNTDELYAERVNYDSEYCLRLIAKAERIVRADEPLMRLHEDPDSKAAFACGWCKHKPHCHEKAWPRVNCRTCLYSTPEIVGERGVWTCGRWDRPLTHEEQQAGCAAHLFIPALVPGEQVDSSEGEEWVEYRLADGSVWRDGGGQEEERAA
- a CDS encoding hypothetical protein (Evidence 5 : Unknown function) → MATFISVANLVLAIALALIGIVSQEAIPLIVGVYGLLSFRIERLYDKLDAR
- a CDS encoding Seryl-tRNA synthetase, whose amino-acid sequence is MSNLLLEVTLLEREFQDLVAAYPELAEDEQLRADTIEGETNAEVVLSRIAAQILDAKAIAAAQQSRIDDLKARQAGSERRGEAMRKLALRLLQAADLPRVRLPEATLTVAKGRDSVEITDEAGLPAWAWKTDVTKSVSKSAIKEAIDGGLSVPGARIKTGEPTLQVR
- a CDS encoding hypothetical protein (Evidence 5 : Unknown function): MIEVSAPDLPEAVFGEVGGFVWKPIEQAAVADLVDKIIVIEKP
- the dnaN gene encoding Beta sliding clamp, with the protein product MRVEIARADLARLLTAVDRAVEARSTIPILQNVLLTAETGRLKARATNLDMEAQASAEVDVDAPGAITVPGRTLKDIAARLPKDALVTISVDGDTATVKAGRSRFKLQTLPADDFPNLAAGAFDVTFSLSAHDVKTLFGRAAYAMSTEETRYYLNGVYMHVVGGDLVVVATDGHQLARVSVPSPVAEVPAVIIPRQMVGEIQRLDADLTVSLSQSKIRVETGAVVITSKLVDGNFPDYERVIPRQNDKVAVIASEALTKAVARVSAIQDRSSRAVRFDLAGDGAALSATGPEGKSASDEIAIEYSAEPITIGFNGEYVTGTLAAIGTPTVSLKLGDPGSPALLCGDDTSLHVIMPLRV
- a CDS encoding conserved hypothetical protein (Evidence 4 : Unknown function but conserved in other organisms) codes for the protein MAALGGSYDPNAEPSSGYTPLPDGDYELEVIESDYGPNSKGTGEMLKLTLRIVSGEYEDRKLFENFSLVHEKQETQDIAQRQFAALRRAVGVPNPEDSEELHFKAFTARIGTRKRADTGDLQNVIKKYYFDGEGGAPANDNRAAANENRPAPQEQRATGTAGKRPWPTGRR
- a CDS encoding conserved hypothetical protein (Evidence 4 : Unknown function but conserved in other organisms), which gives rise to MAISLSKLKSTKSQRPPIIVLYGVDGVGKTSLAAEFPDPLYLQTAGESPPSDVELATPGTIETYGDMLDAIGELLTQPHDFKTVIIDSLDGFEPLLQRATAQRIGADSIDSNEKGSPASYGRGYSEADNEWNDYLSGLAELAAQGIGVVQLAHPDIVRFDSPTSDPYSRYSLKLHKRANALVRERADIVGFINYRVTLKTADAGFNKKVTHGESGGDRQIHLEERAGFVAKNRYNMPPSIPYKKGQGYTELSKYFPAPEGVANDNDIAEAA
- a CDS encoding hypothetical protein (Evidence 5 : Unknown function) → MAFSIGDRVLLVNGRHDEVYTIRKVNPAKGYKLHAVGGEKAPFWWGDDELAAAEPTFKVGDRVVVKHGALRPNGEAGEIVGGGPDGSLEVRFDTWRGGHCGSTGDEETWDRWYCPPCTLIPAPDATLYDASIYTGIYGRVAVGWIYGDRKGRFADGMQIRTSVIVEDLPDNVVRTRNSVYKLVFGPPPRRKFKPGDWVKTAAGSVGIVFHDDGDPEDCDPYQVGLVTLGFSGTYSANELVPHLPS